In Candidatus Defluviibacterium haderslevense, the following are encoded in one genomic region:
- a CDS encoding VWA domain-containing protein has protein sequence MSQWFNQIEWYSPYMLILLGIIPFLLYREVKQASKHSASLIYPSFDAFKPQVSWKLKLYQSIPYLKYLALVFLIIALARPQWVLREEKIDAEGIDIFLVMDLSSSMLSQDFNPNRLEISKLVAIDFVKKRSYDRIGLVGFSGEGFTQCPLTVDHQILTNLLSQLECGYLNDGTAIGLGLSTAINRLKDDSLTHSKVIILLTDGVNNAGEISPDLAAEMSKVFNIKIYAIGVGSTGEAYSPVGRQANGEFVFGMAPVNIDENLLRKITSETGGIYYRATNQNELQQIYQEIDRLEKTKIEVKVFKRFSEEYRFFLLIGLILIVLAWIIRITFNRLMP, from the coding sequence ATGAGCCAGTGGTTTAATCAGATCGAATGGTATAGTCCATACATGTTAATCCTATTAGGAATCATACCTTTTTTGCTGTATCGGGAAGTTAAACAAGCGTCCAAACATTCAGCCAGTTTAATTTATCCATCATTTGATGCCTTTAAGCCACAAGTAAGTTGGAAATTAAAATTATATCAAAGTATTCCTTATTTAAAATATCTGGCATTAGTATTTCTAATTATTGCATTGGCAAGACCGCAATGGGTATTGCGAGAAGAAAAAATTGATGCTGAAGGAATTGATATATTCCTGGTTATGGATTTGTCATCAAGTATGTTGTCGCAAGATTTCAACCCCAATCGATTAGAAATAAGTAAATTGGTTGCCATAGATTTTGTAAAGAAAAGATCATATGATAGAATTGGTCTTGTGGGTTTCTCAGGTGAAGGCTTTACGCAATGTCCATTAACCGTAGATCATCAAATTCTGACTAATCTGTTAAGTCAATTAGAATGTGGTTATTTAAATGATGGCACTGCAATCGGCCTAGGATTATCTACAGCGATTAATCGTTTGAAAGATGATAGTTTGACCCACAGCAAAGTCATTATATTATTAACGGATGGGGTCAACAATGCGGGTGAAATATCGCCAGATCTGGCAGCTGAAATGTCCAAAGTCTTTAATATTAAAATTTATGCCATTGGCGTAGGATCAACTGGTGAAGCCTACTCCCCTGTAGGAAGACAGGCTAATGGTGAATTTGTATTTGGTATGGCTCCTGTCAATATTGATGAAAACCTACTCCGAAAGATAACTTCCGAAACCGGAGGAATTTATTATCGGGCAACCAATCAAAACGAGTTGCAACAAATCTATCAGGAAATAGATCGCCTTGAAAAGACAAAAATAGAAGTAAAAGTATTTAAACGTTTTTCTGAAGAATATAGATTTTTCTTATTGATTGGATTAATCTTAATTGTCCTTGCGTGGATCATTCGTATCACCTTTAATAGACTCATGCCATAA
- a CDS encoding DUF58 domain-containing protein, whose protein sequence is METQELLNQVRKIEIKTKGLSHHLFSGAYHSVFKGRGMSFSEIREYSIGDDIRHIDWNVTARAGQTYMKVFEEERELTLMLLIDISPSTYFGSTTQSKAEWIAEMAAVLAFSATQNQDKVGLLLFSDKIHLFIPPKKGKQHILRIIREILVSRNDAKGTNLDIPLKYLNSVLNKKSICFVCSDFQCPIPETTIRIVAKKHDLIGLQILDPLEQEIPNVGLIALTDSETGHEMIIDSSDPNMNQIISQHHLQNNNRIKSIFSKSNADFLSMDIQNNYIKTLIKFFKSRK, encoded by the coding sequence ATGGAGACCCAAGAATTATTAAACCAAGTAAGAAAGATAGAAATCAAGACTAAAGGATTAAGTCATCACCTTTTTTCTGGAGCCTATCACAGTGTATTTAAAGGTCGCGGGATGTCTTTTTCAGAGATTCGGGAATATAGTATTGGTGACGATATCAGACACATTGATTGGAATGTAACTGCACGTGCAGGCCAAACCTACATGAAAGTTTTTGAAGAAGAACGCGAATTAACATTAATGTTATTAATTGATATTAGTCCTTCTACTTATTTTGGTTCGACAACTCAGTCAAAAGCGGAATGGATTGCTGAAATGGCTGCTGTACTGGCATTTTCTGCCACACAAAACCAAGATAAAGTTGGATTATTATTATTTAGTGATAAAATACATTTATTCATTCCGCCAAAAAAAGGAAAACAACATATACTTCGCATTATTCGGGAAATACTCGTGAGTCGGAATGACGCTAAAGGAACCAATCTTGACATTCCATTAAAATATTTAAACAGTGTCCTCAATAAAAAAAGCATCTGTTTTGTTTGTTCTGATTTTCAATGCCCCATACCTGAAACGACTATAAGAATTGTTGCAAAAAAACATGATCTGATTGGATTGCAAATATTAGATCCATTGGAACAGGAAATTCCAAATGTTGGCCTAATAGCATTAACAGATTCTGAAACTGGTCATGAGATGATCATTGATAGTTCTGATCCCAATATGAATCAAATAATATCCCAACACCACTTACAAAATAATAACCGCATTAAATCTATTTTTTCAAAATCGAATGCAGATTTTTTAAGTATGGATATTCAAAATAATTATATTAAGACACTCATTAAATTTTTTAAAAGCAGAAAGTAA